Part of the Periplaneta americana isolate PAMFEO1 chromosome 4, P.americana_PAMFEO1_priV1, whole genome shotgun sequence genome is shown below.
GAAAGACTGCACGCAAATTGACTGGTCGAATGAAGTTAAAGTTAAGATAATTAGATAGACAGACGCAAGTCATCAGAATACAGGACATCCGAGTATAATATGTGTCAAATGAAATACAAAGGAAGTTCCTTGGTAATAATCCAAAGTAGCATATCGCCATAATACAAGTCATATAATTTTGGCACTGAAAGCATCTCAGGAAAAAGGAAGACTTTTGGATAAATTATAAAAGAGACTgtggtattaaaaaaataataaatatatgtacTTTTGCTTTCAAATTTCCTATTCTTTGGcagaatatttgtgaaggaaaatTCAAACTCATATACCAGTCAACCAAGGCTTTCCGTATACTCCAGCACCATGACAGCTCTCCATTACTGAGAATGCCAGTGATCTCCATACCAAGACCACAAGGAACATAAGTCCGCACAATTATAGCAACAACCTTACATATTTGCATTATATTGCTAaacaatcactaataaaatgcttCTATTTCTATTAAAGCAACTGCTGTAAATCGTCTCTCTCTAGAACACCTTTTTTTTGTAtggacaaatatttaaattacaatttcagaatattacttatatatgtatatatgtggtACCTTTGACAAAAGGGCCACAGAACTGCTTGATTCACACATGGGACATCGTCTTCAGACCACAGCATGCAAATAAGAAAGCAGTATGctgcaaaataattacaaaagaaaTCGGATATATCTGAAGAGGGGAAGTATATTACTTTTTTTCCTAGAAAGCTTCAGTAGGTGGATTATTTCCTCTCTATACAACAGGTGTTGCATTCTCACTAATGAAGGCACAGATACAGACATAAAAAGAAGTCATCTCAGTTTTCACATTCTGTGAATATatcgaaagaaatatatagctatATCATGTACTCGCAAGTATATGTTGGTCACTTAGGAAGTACTGCAGGTGTAGAGTAACTCTACTCATGTGTGAGTAGGGGTAGCCTCCGGCGAAACAGATCTTGCAACAAAGTGACTGTTTTTACAAGGCAGCAAATTTGTATCATTGCATAGTTCAGCAGTATAGTCTAACAATCAACAGAATTTATTATGAGTCAAGGTAGCATAGGCTACTCACTTCTCTAAACAAAGAGTTAGACCTCATTAATACCCACATTAacattatttaacaaactgtaactGAAATATATTGAGGTACCGTTAACAATAATCCTACGGACACGTAAGCATTTAGGTCAGCTGAAAATGAAGACCATTGTCATATAAAATAACAGTCAAACAAGAAGGAATGGAATTAAGTATTTTCAATTGACTGACTAAATGgaacaaagaataaataaatctgtCAGTGTAATCAACGAAGACAATATTTATAAGCTATCACAACGTAAGTATGTTACATGATGAATTATCTAGTTGAAATAGTGCAAGAACAGCCACTTTTCTCCATTCGTTGGCATATGAACTTTCTATTTAAATAGTGACAAGTTTTATACATTGAAGCTTTCTCTTAATATCATTTTACAGCCATTCAAGTAGGAGATGGTGAAATATCAACCAGAACACTGAAATAAACCAGTAACAACATGGAAATGCTGGTGTAAAATGCAACTACTGCCCAGTAAATCGAATCCTGTTCTCTGTATTAAACTATTGATAGTAATAACTTGCTGGAAATATTTCCAAACTATATGTATAACAGAAAACAATAAAGAATGGTGGTTACTTATTcgtgaaaaattgaaaatgttgcaACATTTGTCAATAGTAATTCAAACTGGACGACAAAATTCTGGAAAAAAAACACCGACATTTACAAAGTTATGTTGCTAAATTTGTCTATTATCCAATGAAAAGATACTTCACCACGAGTCAAGATAAATATTAGGCCAGTACTATTGTATGGCAAAGTTATGACGGAAGAAggcattatttatttaaacatgtgtaattaaaattaaggttttatataatttatatgaagTTATGCCTTGAGTCTTGAACAACATACGCTCTAAGGACTAATCCTTGTTAAGAATTTGAGCTGGAGATGAAGCATAGATTGCTCTCgtctaaaaaatatttataaaacttaaGTGTACGTGCAATTGCTTCCAGAATAATGTCATCCAGAGGAAATGAAATGTATAGCTGGTTTGGATGTCTTGCTTCAGTGCATCCGCATATATCTGATGCATTTGATAGCACGGTACCATATTCACATGGCGCCTTGGCATTACGCATTCTTGTCATGTGCTAAAATGGCCAATTTTTATGCCCCCAGAGATGACTAACTACGTGCACTACACTCCGATGCCCACTACTCCTGCGCTCATGCACTATCGTGCTCTACACCTTACCATGGAGGACTTGAGCTACACTTGGAAGAGTCGCAACATGTTCTCATTGTTCCAGAGAATCCTGGAACCATCCTCGCTAGCCCCTCGGCAATGACCTGTAACACCGTAATACGACCCCCACTggggctgctgctgctgctgctgctgttggtgTTGCTGCTGCGGGTCGGCGACAGGGGCGGGGGCGGGGGCTGGTGCGGGTGCCGGTACGGGAGCGACCGCGGTCTGCGGGGGGTGGCAGCAGGCCTTGCACACGCTGCCGCAGGTGTccttctgctgctgctgttgctgctgctgctgctgtgcgCTCCAGGCGGTGCGCGACGCCGTGTCGCCGGGCGTCGCATTGTGCAGGTACTGCGGCTGCACCACCCACGAGTTGGTGGTGGGCAGAGGGGCCGGCGCCGGGACGGCCGCCTCCTGCGCGTGGCTGGTGCGACTCCTCTTCACGGCGCCCGTGGACGTGGTCCTGGCCCAGGGCACGGAACGCCGCACGTGGACGTGGTGCAGCGACGAGGCCGCGTGCTCGGGGCCCGGCTCCACCGCCCGCACGGCGCCGCCGCCGCGGTGTTTGCTGCCGCTGCCCGGCACGGCCGCCAGCGCCGGCTGCTGGTAATGGGCTGCCGCGGCCGCTGCCGCCGCCGTCATGCCCGCCCACGGCTGCTGCAGGATGCGCTGGTACGCGGGCTGCGAGGTGTGCGGGTGCAGGAAGCCGGGGCGGCACGAGGCGCAGGCCGGCGCCACCGCCGCCACCCCCACGGCGGGCTGCTGGTGCTGCTGCTGCAGCTTGCTGTGGGAGGGCACCGCGGACGAGTGGTGGCACTGCTGGCACCGGCTGGCCGCgccctggtggtggtggtggtgccgCTGCTGCTccttgctgctgctgttgttgttcaCCTCACCGCCGCCGCATGTCGCTGCCAGTAGTTCTGCACACACAGAGGAAACATTGCTCAGATCGAAATACAGTTTGGCGTTTATTACGCAAAGCACTGCACAACAAAGCGAGTCACATAATCATATGCTGCCAGGAATTAACTTAAAAGTACCTTTTTCTATCAACAATTAAATATGAATCTTCATGAGAAATGAAACAATGATTTgattacaaaatgttaacactGCGATTAATTTACGAACTACCAAAAATGAAGATATTCAGTCCTTGTTATACCCTGtcaatagcttttaaaattaatttaaagccttaaaatgtatttaaaactattaAGGAACTCATTTCACAATCTGTAAATATTATCACATTCCCTCAACCATAGTCTACTAATGCAGCAGCAACAAATCGTCCTCAGTGGTCTTGCGATTACCGTGATGGTCGTAGCATCCGAGATTCTCAAGTTCAAAAGTGACCGAGTGCAGTGGATTTTAAACACAGATAAAATTCTTACTGTGGCTTTACCCTCACGTAAAAGAACTCCGTCTCTGATAGCCTACAGGGCTTCGGCCAAATTTGTTGGAACATTTTTTCTCTACGTTGACTTTCTACGCTGAAAACATGTGGTCTTAAAACGTCTACAAATAAAATACTGCAGCTATATAGCAACAAATACATGCATATGATATTAATGAATACAAGAACAAGTAAAAGTATTTATGTACGTATGTACAAACGTTATATAATGTAAATGATTGCGTGCTTGTATTCGGATACTGTACTTCGAATTTAAAATACACAACAGGCTACGTAACCCGAACAGCTCGTATAGTTAGTATTACGAAACGCTGAAactatgtatgtatccaatgcctgcCCACTTCACTttccgtgattcgggttccacatatgcGGATAGATGActggactgtgacccatttttaagttgcacaccacttcggcgggccacgctgtacatgatgtgtatctgtggagagttatgccGTGTACTGTATGTGTAAGGTtcgtgtagtgtatggaatgagtgatggtgatgatgatgatgatgatgaacattaGGGAGAAGGtgaaacctggtgccggcacgtagcctacgcctgtcgaatagcaccaaggggccaccaggcttaacgacGAATCACTATCCAAGTTCCGAGGTATAAATTTTACATgcaaatttctgaccccgccggggatCGAAGCCCGACCGGCTCAGACACgctatcacagagctaactcggaggACACGCTGAAATTAATCTAACGTTCGTTTTGTATCAAATACAACTAATAAGCTTTATACAGAGTTCAAGCTTCATTACGACGGCTAACAATACAATGACTGGTCATCCAAGAATCGCAGTATTGTACCCAGGGTTAAGTAAGATGTGTACAGCACCACGGAGAACGTATCGTGACGTTCTTGGGTGCTGTGCAACGCCAAGAGTACATGGATAATTGACCTTACACAGACTTCACGATAGCTATACGTTCTGGCAATTAGATACAGAGAAACaaacacaatataattttatattgtatgaaGGAGAACCCACGTTTTCGTGATTCCGCCTTGTAATATGAGCCCACTTCTCGTGCATTGTGCTGCTCTACACAGTTCCCTACAGAAATTTCACACGTAACTCTCTGATAAACCCGACAACACGAAACTTTATTAAGGGCCTGGTTCTCGTATCTCTGTGCTGTTTATCATCAGCaatataatattgtaatgaaGTGGAGGGTGTCTATAATCCCCAGCGTACTCGTAATATCACTCACTAGTTTATATGCAACTGAAATCAGAGATCAAATCGAAGTGAATGCTCGTAAATATTATAATCGAAATTCATAGCACGGACATAAGAGATGGTCACATAAGTttattcctgattttaatataCAACAGATGAAGACCAATAACCTTCCTCCCACAGAGGCTGAAGACCTAccgatgtacagctgtcaaaagaaaaagtgacagctctcctgaaacaaagttcccttcgggtatcttcgctacaattcggagacaggcgatgttacatgttgttggaccacgttgcctgatatctacagttataattgaagtatactgtatgttattcgatagcgtaatggtagcgttcaggcctcttattcatgaggtcctgcgttcgactacaacctcgtgctttttatgttcttttttgttctgtttttgagagagacaaactatacataatggctcctttctcttttacgattatttcagtaattaacatcaggttcattaatatattatgccatgactttatcattatgatattgtggctgcaaatggaaagaaaaaagattttattctcaataaaaatatctttcgtggcataaacaaaacaaatttactggcgtcggccttaaaacattcaaacaattaagcgttcaaaaaacaaaacaaaaagccacaattcaatatttagtctatcttcctcttatctcgaacatcttgcagtcgagtgggcatggaatcgactagtctttgcaaatagcgactgttcttagacacgatattccaggcattctgaacatacatacctaagtgttctgtccatgggcaggtctttcattgcaaacccagcaatcttcaagctttcctattttctgccttcctcttagtctccgcatatgatccacatatcctaatgtcgtctattattcttttcaaccaaagacccaaccaattcctttttctctttctaatcagtttcagcatcattctttcttcactcactttttcaaacacaatttcatttcttattctatctgtccacttcacacgcaccgttcttctccacatccacatttcaaatgcttcaattcgtttctcttcatttcgtcgtaatgtccatgttccttccccatacaatgccacactccacacaaagcacttcactagtctcttccttagttctttttccagaggtccgcagaagatcgttcttcttctattaaaagcttcctttgttcatgtttgcagtttttcttgggaaggataggcctaaatgcggtaacatcccgttgctttccgcacaccactatctctttcgcaccttattaaattccagggggcccaagcgtggagatgaggagagtggatttgactaattgggccctccggacttcaccgaaagtcacggcaagggttaaatattaattctatcaggatgtttgacccgatcagagaccgggaaatctcaattagcctttgccccccgcatcctggactagcttctacgaatcatcagaaaatcttagagtgtgaatgggccaatttttccgaaaatgtttccacacttttgccctcgtagctcaacggacgaacgtcggaatttagatgtcaacgtctcaggttcaattcctcgttactccttttcattttattgtggttcaagatagtataatgtaataatacaaaaagaaaaactaatagcagtattatgcaactggatttttccaaacctaatattaaatttatgtcatttatatcgctaaagaacgattacaatataaataacttgaatattatttatacagtatcactaaaaaacgataacagaatataaatgataaatatcggtttgtttaattaatataagatattacataatacgtatttaagtatctaaataaaataacctattttacaaagaaagatggttatttgtgttataataattacttacataaaatacagattatttatattgcgaaagaacaataacaatataaacaacttgaatattattttataatgctaatgaaggaaaacagaatataaatgataactggaatattacttatatcgctaaagaacgataacaatataaaaaacgtgaatattattcatatcggaatttcacagatttattacagatgtatttaagaaattgtagaagaatagtaattagtaacagtgtcctatttattcttcttggagccaaatttgtaacttttaaacgtgtggttactatgttgaagtgtatgtgttgcaacggatgcttgatttgttatgtatgtgagtcagttatgggatgcttgatgtcgtcacaatgtcgtaattatagtttgattgtgtttgtgtgactattgtgtattaatttatgatatatggtacggaaagctgcatatttgtgttatagaagtgttacgtatgtgtgttgttaatgtttctgtatgtttcaaattgataactgatatttgttttgcaatcgcaatgcctaattcacggattgtttatgttttgtttacatcgcgtaagctaatttaattttcttttccatttctctttatgcttatcttttttgtgtataaaactatagccctaacatacatatgtaaaatagggctaacccccattggagatacaataataataataataataataataataataataacaataataataattataataataataattattattattattataattataataataacaataataataataataattatcattattataattatagtaataacaattattattattattattattattattattattattattattattatcgttataaaacgataacagaatacaaatgatgacttaaattttattcatatctctaaagaacgataacaaaatataaataacgtgacatccataaagaacgataactggatataaatatcatttacatcgctaaagaaacgattaaaaaataaaatgaaaacttgaagaagggcCGAAccaacaacctttgaatcattaaacaagcactctaccgctggtctacgaggagcagatatggaccactttcatagttccggaactgcttgtacaagcacatgcatcgtgtaacatcgccgcgacccgaagtggactttgaaaatattcgctgttcacgagtgcggccacttttttttttttttttttttttgacaactgtacatatgtCCACAAGAAATAGTCTGGAAGGTATTCATACCTCCtgtttgattttatatttttggaCTTTCTCATCTAATAGAGGCAGACTTGGGGTCCGCACAACATCGGGCAAATTGTCATATGCTAGACGGGTTTTCGAACCGAGGACAGCGATTTACACGCAGTGCTAGAGCTGCGGCCAACAGTTCATTAAATAAGAATCGAAATCAGGATTATTCGCCTCATCTACATGTTGcgcttgaaataaaattagagccCACACCTTTCATAGGGTTTAGATCGTGTTTCTCATACAATTGCGCTTAACATACTACAGAATGGGCACAAAATCCCGTTACCCCTAtcaatacctcaaatatacacactatttatgtaattccggtcataatgcagGCATATCCACTTTATACTAATTGTGTGTCGTAAGTTTCCAAAGTCAATATATCCCCCATCATTCtactcgcacaaaataatacttTGTCAGATTCGGTGTGACATTCGCTTCAGCActgctggtgtaatctgttggaaagcgcgtcgcacggcgtccttcaattcatcaatggtgtcgtaccgttcctgtgcaacaatgctcATGATAAAACCCCACAGGGCATTGTCACAGGTTTCCACAACGCTGATTGGCCGTGGGTCACCCATCTTACCAGCtcctctcgactggccacctcgcagccctgacATCACAACCTGTGATAGTGCGCTGTGGAGTTTCATCAAGAGCAATATTGCAGAAGAACGTAcgacaccattgatgaattgaagaCCGCGTGCGAtgcgctttcctaacagattacaccagctatgctgaggcgaatgtcacactGAGCCTGGCGACGCATTAATTTGTGTGAGGAGAATTATGGGGGACATACTGATCCTTTGGGAACTTACGACACACAATTAGTGTAAAGTGGATACATTTATGACCAGAATTATATAAACAGTATGCATATTTGAGGCATTTATAGGGGATAACGAGACTTTGTGCTCACCATATATAAAGCAATCAAAATCCCCGTGTTCGTCTTTGAAGATGATTTCTGCATACTGGCCACATAATCAACGAGTTTCCAGTCCTTGACAAGGATATTTATGATGTCATTGATACATAAACTGCTATAAAACGCTAATAAATTGACTGTGATACTTCCATTATTTATTGCTccgtttacatttattttatagagGAAAAACCTATACTCTTTTAGATTACAATCAATGTTGGATATAATGTAACCCTAAGGGCTCAAGGGGTGAGATGAGGGAGCCCAATGGGTGGATTTACAATAGAAAGATACCATAGAAATAGGATCGCAAGTTCCACAAATATCACGGGAACTCACAGGCAATGCTCTTAGGCCTATGGCTGCAGAAGAAATACGaaacgtaggggagagtcgggtagtatcggatatcgggtaatattggacagtgagtttctttcatctaccacacgataatagtatctgattgacatggttacgtttctgtgatgtcgcatagagaaacgtaaccatgtcattcaggtactaccatatggtggtagatgaaagaaacgcactgtccgatattacccgatgtccgatactacccgacactCCCCGAAGTCTTGTTGTATTTCATTCAACTATGTGCGTAACTCTGGATAAGAGGATGAGATGAGGGAATAAAATCAGTGAATTTGCAATCTAAAAATACCATAGATTCCACATTACCACTAAAAGTCATGCATGATGTCAAACAAGAAGTGCAGATTTAAAGCACAGAAGAATAGGCTGCTAGAAGTCACAAGAGTGAAACGATAATACTAACATAACACACTAACAGAACTGTTACATCTGTATGCTCGCAGGAAAAAAGAAACCCTGGGAAAACACGAAGCAGATGGTCGGGGTTGTGAAACGGTTGAAACAGGTTATAAACCCACAAAAGTAGAAGACAAAATTACCACAGTCATTATTCACTACATTACATTTGGGACAGTAAGTTGCAACCGTCTTCCACCAAATGGCGTTGCGTATTTACAGAGAGATTCTTACTCTACTTGTTTACAATAAGAAATCTTATAAATTTTCATTCTATGCAAGCCAGACGCACTGACAATCGACTTGAGTAAACATCTTCCGTGTTCAATGCACATTTGATTAAGGCCCTGCCCTCTCTGAATTGCCACATTCCGCAGAGTGGCGCAGAATGGTCTGCTCCATCTTTATGGTAATTGTGTACATATATTTGAGTTGCAGGTTTGTATTATTAGAAGAGGTCACAATGTTTTGACTATAGATATCTGGtggataaaaaagaaatttacaatattacTGTTTAACACAGATATTTAGTTAAGAAATGTTGTGAGGATAACATCGATGGGCTGTGAAGGAACTCGATAGAATTAGGCTCCCCTTAATTGAAGAGGATAAATACGAAAGGTGGTAAGTTcaaaaatgtaagttttgatAAAATCAAGAAAATGTCTTATTATGTGTAAAACAAAAGTTAATGCAGTTTATGCTTTTATGACTTATATTCGGTTTCTTATGGttattggcatgttattttgtgtttctaataaataaacagatattgataCCTTCTATTCAGGTCTACGCAGTGAACAAGCAAGGATGTGGTTTTGAGTATCTAAAAGAAAAGcttaccattttgagtgaaggcaaattaaaagagtgcATTTTCATCGATCCACAAagtcacaaagttatggctgactctttgtttgaggaaaaatttccgttacagaaaaaatggcatagcGCTTTTTCCTTGGAAACTCTAGGGTAGACAACTATATAGAATTTATTGTAaaaaccatgtcaagtgcatataAGAAAATGGGatataatatgtctctcaaaatacactttttaccttctcatttggatttatttcctcctaatcTTGGAGCGGTAAGTGACGAGCCTGGGGAAAAATTTCATcaataaatatctgaaatggaaagtgaTGTAAAGGAAGTTCATCAGctagcatgcttgcagactattgttggttccttgtaaaagacagtcccgggtctagttataaacagaagtcatcaagaaaattcttttaaatgctaagttcaaattccgaggttttcctcattatacgcatgagatatttttattgttgctgtgttttaaactatgtaacattatTCTTGTATCCAgtatacatttttcaagtattatgggGAATTTTCAATCCCTAGTGTGTtataattttaccagtagcaatgaaaaaataactaaagttttttcttaaaaaaataaattcattttacccagaaaatggtacatgatggggcaatttggattttaaattcagatttagagcacacatattagtaatattcacttaagtttatttcggagcaagacaaaaagtaaaaatgtattgttcagtgttattaattTTGATACAATTGATTAATCAATGACGTGGAAAAGATATTTGTTCAAAACGTTTCGATtgtgcaaaccattaaaattaagttgcagtgtTGTCATGACTTACATTCACCGTAGGCCTACTATATCGCCATTTATATAGCGAGCGTCGGACA
Proteins encoded:
- the LOC138698069 gene encoding methylcytosine dioxygenase TET-like; translation: MATCYSSFDLGPPPTTTRHCTPAPHKDYSRPLHVDCSVEYELPNQAKPPEGARSEPLLMIHPCYYRRAESQRRSPFINNLPTPRGVVTASRRSQASQVRIVPQPQQQQQQQQQQQQQQQQQQQQQQQYQVRYLEATNPQPPTWNQHLEPPPVYSKPATGKPGKRDPLLCGGGDFSSGSDSGVSAGHWTDSDRSPLAPEVRLQRDFHNNQPGGGGGGTDSGIATPVSLADDKTVLSELLAATCGGGEVNNNSSSKEQQRHHHHHQGAASRCQQCHHSSAVPSHSKLQQQHQQPAVGVAAVAPACASCRPGFLHPHTSQPAYQRILQQPWAGMTAAAAAAAAHYQQPALAAVPGSGSKHRGGGAVRAVEPGPEHAASSLHHVHVRRSVPWARTTSTGAVKRSRTSHAQEAAVPAPAPLPTTNSWVVQPQYLHNATPGDTASRTAWSAQQQQQQQQQQKDTCGSVCKACCHPPQTAVAPVPAPAPAPAPAPVADPQQQHQQQQQQQQPQWGSYYGVTGHCRGASEDGSRILWNNENMLRLFQV